The uncultured Carboxylicivirga sp. genomic interval TGCTTTTTGGACATTGCATATGGGCAATTACATCGGCATTTGGGGGAAGATCCTCACTTTTATAGGAGGATTGATTTGTAGTATGTTGCCCATTACCGGCTTTTACATCTGGTGGAATAAAAAGAAGAAAAGTAAACAAAATAAACGGGCCTTTGAAGCAATATAAAATGTGTATTCGTTTATTTCTAACAGTCTAAAAAAACAAGAGATCCGGTACTGTTGATTTATGGTACCGGATCTTTTGTATATGAGTATAATTAATTAGTTGGTTTTAATATAAAACGCGGCTTTGTGTCCCAGAAAATCGCCATCTTGTGTGGTGGCTTCGTACGATACCAGAATAGCTAATACTTTTTTGGTCATTATCTGCTTATTTTCGTCGTAGTACCACGATTCCCAGAATTGCAGCTTTCCAACTTGATCTCTTGAGAAACCCTCTTGCTCTTCAATAGCTTTTACTTCAGAAACACTCATAGGTGCTTCGGTCATATAGTTATAGGCTTGAGCTTTATGGTTGTATACCGATTCAAAAAGTTGATCCACCATTTTGTTACGATCGAAATTCTTCAAACATTCTTCTTTCCAATGATCGTTCGGGTCGTAGTTTTTTATTTCAACCGAGTAAATAATAGTATCGGCCAGTAATTCCCCTTGTATGGATTGATTAGCTCGTGTTGAGGTACTTTCTGTACCCTTATTGCATGCTTGCAATAATGCAACAAAGCACATCGTTGCATATAAGATGTGCTTTGAGTAATGAGTTATCTTCATTTATTTTAATTGATGAATTAACGATCAAATGACAGGCGTTCGCCTCTTACTTCTTCATTAACTTTTCCATCGGCATAGGCCAACTGACCATTCACGAAAGTGTGTGTTACTTTATGCGAAAAAGTAGTTCCTTCAAATGGCGACCATCCACATTTGTATAGGATATTATCAGTTTTTACTTCCCATGCATTATTAGGATCAACCAAAACTAAGTCGGCTTTGTATCCTTCTTTAATATATCCGCGTTTCTCAATTTGGAATAAAATGGCTGGATTATGGCTCATCTTTTCAACCACCATTTCGTAGGTAAAATGACCTTGTTTTGCCATTTCAAGCATGGCTACTAAGGCATGTTGAACCAACGGTCCGCCCGATGGAGCCTGAAAATATTTGTTATCTTTTTCTTCTTTGGTATGAGGGGCATGATCGGTTGCTACAATATCCAAAATATCAGAAGCCAAGCCTTTGCGCAAAGCATCTCTGTCGTTTTCTGATTTTACCGCCGGGTTCCACTTAATACGCGATCCGTATTGGTCGTAATCTTCATCGGAAAACCAAAGATGATGCACACATACTTCACCCGTAACCCGTTTGTCTTTCAATGGCATTCCTTGATCAAGTAATTCCAACTCGCCAGCCGAGCTTAAATGCAGAATGTGCAGGCGTGCATTGTGTTTACGAGCCAGGGTAGAAGCCTTAAGCGACGATTTATAACATGCTTCAGCTGATCGGATCACCGGATGATATTTAAAAGGCATATCGTCGCCAAATTTATTCTTGTATATGGTAGTGTTTTCTTTGATGGTATCTTCGTCTTCGCAGTGTGTAGCAATTAATACTTTACTTTCGGCAAAGATTTTATCTAAAATCGATTCGTTATCAACCAACATATTACCAGTTGAAGAACCCATGAAAATTTTAATACCACAAACTGTTTTAGGATTGGTTTTTAAAAGTTCATCCACATTATCGTTGGTAGCACCAATGTAAAACGAGTAGTTGGCTGCCGATGAATTGGCTGCAATCTTGTATTTTTCTTCTAATATCTCGTGCGTGGTTGCTTGAGGTTTTGTGTTGGGCATTTCCATAAACGATGTAATACCCCCCGCAACAGCTGCTTTCGATTCGCTTCTGATATCGGCTTTTTGCGTTAATCCCGGCTCGCGAAAGTGAACCTGGTCATCTATAGCACCCGGTAGTAATAATAAACCTTCGGCATCAATCGTCGTATCTACTTTAGGTAGTTTATTATCAAGGATAACCGTTTTGATCAGATCGTTTTCAACTAAAACACTGCCTTTTTGCTGAGTTCCTTCGTTGATAATCGTTGCGTTTTTTATAAGTATGGTAGACATATGATTGTTTTACGGATTTATAGATAAATTTACCAAGAGTAGGACGCAAAGTCAAACTTTATAGGTTTTGAAAAAGCTGGCAATCTTCATTTTAATTACCCCCCAAACAGCTTCGTTAAAGATACCTCCACTCATCTTCGAAGTTCCTTCGGTGCGATCGGTAAAAATAATGGGTACTTCCACAATCTTAAAGCCGAACTTCCAGGTAGTAAACTTCATCTCTATCTGAAAAGCATAACCCTTTAATCGTATTTTATCCAGATTGATGGTTTCTAATACTCTTCGTCGATAGCATTTAAAGCCAGCAGTGGTATCCATTATCTTCATGCGGGTAATAAAGCGTACGTATACCGAGGCGAAGTACGACATGAGTACACGGCCCATTGGCCAGTTTACTACATTTACACCCGATATATAACGCGAGCCAATGGCTAAATCGGCATTTTGGCTCACACAGGCATCATGCAAACTAATTAAATCTTTTGGAGGATGAGAGAAATCGGCGTCCATCTCAAATATGAAATCGTATTTACGTTCAACTGCCCATTTGAAACCGGCAATGTAAGCAGTTCCCAGTCCGAGTTTACCTTTGCGCTCCACCATATGCAGTTTGTCAGGGAATTCTTTCTGAAGCTTTCTGATGATGTCAGCGGTTCCGTCAGGTGAACTGTCTTCAATAATCAGAATTTCAAACTCGCGTGGTAATTCAAAAACTACCCTTATAATGTTTTCAATATTTTCTTTCTCGTTATAAGTAGGTATAATAACCAGGTTGCTACTCATCTGAACTTTTTAAAGTGAATGGCCAAAGGTAATAAAATGATAAAAGTTGTAAGGCCGAATCCCTATTAATTCAACCTAACAACTCAAATACAAATCGGTTTTATGCAATGCTGATTAATTAATAATCAAAACTGCTGCCTCCAACAAATTCGCGCAGAATGGATGTTGGAGGAATGTCGGTGCTTAATAAAGGTTTAAAGTAGCTGAAGAAACGAAGTAAGCGCCTGGCTTCAGAGTACTCTTTTTGATTGGGCTGAACCTCCAATAAAATAGATTCGGCCAATGGTTTTAGTACCGATAATTCGTATAGCAAGGCTGTGTTGAACATTACATCAGCTTCTTCCTGATAAGGGAATATATGTAAGTCTTCACCTCTACGTACACTTGGCCAGCGCGAAATAGTATCTTGTGCTGAATATTTACGGTATTTGTAATCGCGCACAATTCGTCTGATCAAACGGTTGTCGGTAGTGTGAATCAAGTTCTGATTATCAATGTTGATACTTGTTAATGCCGATACGTATATCTTAAATTTTGATTCGTTGGGGATAAGATGAGTCAGCTCCGGATTTAAGCCATGTATACCTTCAACAATCAGAATATTGTCTTCATTCATTTTTAGCTTTTCACCATCGTAATAGCGTTCTCCTTTTTCGAACGAGAATTTAGGTATTTCAACTTCTTTGCCAGCCAATAAATCAACCAATTGTTGATTAAATAGTTCCACATCCAACGCATTAAGTGCTTCAAAGTCGAAATCCCCGTTTTCATCCCGAGGTGTTTGATCGCGATTCACAAAGTAATTATCTAACGATAGATTAAGTGGTTTCATACCGGCCACCATCAACTGAATGGCCAATCGCTTACCAAAGGTTGTCTTTCCACTGGATGATGGCCCGCTAATAAGTACCAACTTAATATGGTGATTTTTAGAATCAATCATATCTGCTATGTGTCCGATTTTCTTTTCGTGCAATGCTTCCGAAACCTTCACCAGGGTATCAGCTTTCCCATTTGAACAGGCAGCATTGATATCTGCCAGGTTGCTTACTTTTAATACTCGGTTCCATTCTGCAAATTCCTGAAAGATATCGAACATCTTATTTTGAATAACAATATCTTCCAACTCATCAGGTTGAGTGCGTTTGGGTATCTGCAGAAGCATACCATTGTAGTATTTGATGAGGTCAAAAACCTTTAAGTATCCGGATGACGGCACCAAATATCCGTAATACATCCCAGCATGATCGCCTAACGTATAATAGGTTGTATATACTTGTCCTCGGTGTTTGATTAAAGCGGTTTTATCATCCTGGTTTTCGCTTTCGAAAAGCTTAATTACTTCATCCGACTCTGCTTCATGTTGAATAAATGGCAAGTCAGCATTGATTAGTTCTCTCATCTTATCACCAATCTCTAATACCTCTGTCATTTGAAGTTCTTCAATATTTTCCAATGAACAATAAGTCCCTTTTGATACTGAATGTTCGATGCGTAAAGTGGCATTAGGGTATAGTTGCTTAACAGCTACTGAGAGTACAAACGATAAACTTCGAATATACATTCGCATTCCATCAGGCGAAGTAATATCTATAAAACCAATATTTTTAGGATGATAAAGTTCGTACGATAAATCGGTAAGGGTATTATTAACGTATGCCCCAAGTATAGGCGTTTGTAGCTCTATATTCAAGTCTTCAGCTACTTGCTGAAGACTTGTTCCGAGGGGGTATTCTTTCTGAATCTTATTATTAAGGCATTTAATTTTTATGCTGCGTTTCATAATCGTAAGGTTTTGTGCAATTAAAAGTATATAATATTTCAATATGCAATATTAGAAAGTGGAAACGAATATACGAGTGTGAACTAATTTTTCAATCAACGATCAAATGTTTTTGTGAAGAACCAGAATTCTCAATATGTTTCATTATTTATTATGTTTGTACAAAATCATTAAAAAATGCAGGGAAGAGTAAAATGGATAGATGCCATGAAAGGTTTTGGGATTATTATGGTAGTATACAGTCATGTTCATATTGACTTTGGCCATGCCTTTCTGAATAGTTTCAAGATGCCATTATTTTTCTTTTGTTCAGGTTATGTTGCAAACTATTCAAAGTATCAAAGAACAAGTGAATTTGTTAAACGAAGGTTTATTTCATTATTATATCCATATTTTATTTGGAGCTTGATGCTTTTTTTGTTTTGGATGTTTTTTGATAGAGATGGTGGGGATATTTTTAAAAATTTGTTTGGAATATTTTATTCATCAGGAGGAACTGAATATATGGGGTGGGGAGTGATACTGTGGTTTCTACCGGCCTTATTTATTGTTGAAGTATTACATGCATATATTCAAAAGGTTAATAAAGTAGATTGGGTAATTCTTGGAGTGAGTACAATTGGCTATTTATACACTTCATACATAAATAAATCACTTCCATGGAGTTTTAACATTTCATTGATAATGCTAATATTTTATCATTTCGGGTATGTGTGGAAGCAAAAGAGTGTAAAGTTTTCTAATACCCTCTATCTTCCTTTTGTTTTAGTTCTTTGGTTTGTAATAAGCTATTACAATGGAAAAGTACTAGTGTATCAAGGACAAATAAATAACCCATTTTTATTTTTAATGGGAGGCTTATTTGGGATATTGTCAATAAAGTTACTTGTGCATTTGTTTGAGAAAATAGAGAGCCTGTTAGCCTTTGTTGGAGTAAGAGTTATTTTAATTTTCTTGGTGCACTTAAGATTAATCACGGTGTTGAAAGCTATACAATTGTATGTGTTTCATGTACCCATTCACGAAAATTACATGTCAGCTATAATTTATACAGTTATTTCAGTAAGTATCCTGGCACTTGCGTTCGATACAATTAATAAGAAACTAACATGGTTGTTAAGGTATGATAAATAAATTATTTAATAAGTCGACAATTATCTATGTCGGTATACTTCTGTTATCATCAGTCTTCATTAGCTTGTCAAATTATATCAGAATTCCAATAGATAATGTGAAGGATGGAGTTGCTTTTTTAGCGCATGCTTTTATACTGATTTTGGGGGTATTCGGATTCATGTACTTTTTGAGTATTAATCGAATCGTATTTAGTCTTTTTTTAGGACCTGTACTGCTTTTATTTTTGATATCTGCATATCTGCTGTATTTTCAAAATGTTTTGTTGACAAGTGCCATCTTAGATGTTTCATTGAATACAGAGTGGAAAGTTTCAAGAGAATACTTAAATACTTATATGATTGTGGGACTTTTAATTTTAATGGTTCCAGTTGTGTTTATTTATATTTATCGCTGGAAGAATAAAAAGATATTTAATCAAAAGAAGTTTATTCATTTTGCTTTTGCCATTTTGTTGATGATACCAGTGTATTTAATTAATAATATACGGATTAATACTTATTTTTATAGAGTACCATTGAATATTTATAGTTCCATTGATGAATATGTTAAGATAAAAAATGTTCGTTTAGAGAAGAAATCAGAGATTGGATTAGATGTAGAAACAGAGGCTTGTGATTCATTGAAAGTAATTTTGATAATAGGTGAATCTGTACGTAATGATCATTTAACTATTAATGGGTATTCAAAAAACACAACTCCGTGTTTAATACAAGATAATGTGATTCCATTGCCAAGAATGAGATCACTTTATTCTTATACTGCAGCATCTTTACCTCAATTACTTACAAGAGCAGATTCTATAAATGATAAAAGAGAATATACAGAGAGATCATTTATTTCAGTTTTTAAGCGGTGTAATTATAACACCTATTGGATAGCAAATCAAACACCTGATTATACTTATTATGATTTAGCTAAGGAAGCTAATTACTATACAAATGTGAGTGTAGAAAATTCAGCATACTCAGATAAATTATGGACTGATCAGAATATTTTAGATGAGTTACAAAGAATTAGTTTTCATGATGACCAAAAGGAGTTGATTGTTTTACATTCAATTGGTTCACATTGGTATTATCAATATC includes:
- a CDS encoding dihydroorotase — translated: MSTILIKNATIINEGTQQKGSVLVENDLIKTVILDNKLPKVDTTIDAEGLLLLPGAIDDQVHFREPGLTQKADIRSESKAAVAGGITSFMEMPNTKPQATTHEILEEKYKIAANSSAANYSFYIGATNDNVDELLKTNPKTVCGIKIFMGSSTGNMLVDNESILDKIFAESKVLIATHCEDEDTIKENTTIYKNKFGDDMPFKYHPVIRSAEACYKSSLKASTLARKHNARLHILHLSSAGELELLDQGMPLKDKRVTGEVCVHHLWFSDEDYDQYGSRIKWNPAVKSENDRDALRKGLASDILDIVATDHAPHTKEEKDNKYFQAPSGGPLVQHALVAMLEMAKQGHFTYEMVVEKMSHNPAILFQIEKRGYIKEGYKADLVLVDPNNAWEVKTDNILYKCGWSPFEGTTFSHKVTHTFVNGQLAYADGKVNEEVRGERLSFDR
- a CDS encoding polyprenol monophosphomannose synthase; the protein is MSSNLVIIPTYNEKENIENIIRVVFELPREFEILIIEDSSPDGTADIIRKLQKEFPDKLHMVERKGKLGLGTAYIAGFKWAVERKYDFIFEMDADFSHPPKDLISLHDACVSQNADLAIGSRYISGVNVVNWPMGRVLMSYFASVYVRFITRMKIMDTTAGFKCYRRRVLETINLDKIRLKGYAFQIEMKFTTWKFGFKIVEVPIIFTDRTEGTSKMSGGIFNEAVWGVIKMKIASFFKTYKV
- a CDS encoding nucleoside kinase, which encodes MKRSIKIKCLNNKIQKEYPLGTSLQQVAEDLNIELQTPILGAYVNNTLTDLSYELYHPKNIGFIDITSPDGMRMYIRSLSFVLSVAVKQLYPNATLRIEHSVSKGTYCSLENIEELQMTEVLEIGDKMRELINADLPFIQHEAESDEVIKLFESENQDDKTALIKHRGQVYTTYYTLGDHAGMYYGYLVPSSGYLKVFDLIKYYNGMLLQIPKRTQPDELEDIVIQNKMFDIFQEFAEWNRVLKVSNLADINAACSNGKADTLVKVSEALHEKKIGHIADMIDSKNHHIKLVLISGPSSSGKTTFGKRLAIQLMVAGMKPLNLSLDNYFVNRDQTPRDENGDFDFEALNALDVELFNQQLVDLLAGKEVEIPKFSFEKGERYYDGEKLKMNEDNILIVEGIHGLNPELTHLIPNESKFKIYVSALTSINIDNQNLIHTTDNRLIRRIVRDYKYRKYSAQDTISRWPSVRRGEDLHIFPYQEEADVMFNTALLYELSVLKPLAESILLEVQPNQKEYSEARRLLRFFSYFKPLLSTDIPPTSILREFVGGSSFDY
- a CDS encoding acyltransferase family protein, with translation MQGRVKWIDAMKGFGIIMVVYSHVHIDFGHAFLNSFKMPLFFFCSGYVANYSKYQRTSEFVKRRFISLLYPYFIWSLMLFLFWMFFDRDGGDIFKNLFGIFYSSGGTEYMGWGVILWFLPALFIVEVLHAYIQKVNKVDWVILGVSTIGYLYTSYINKSLPWSFNISLIMLIFYHFGYVWKQKSVKFSNTLYLPFVLVLWFVISYYNGKVLVYQGQINNPFLFLMGGLFGILSIKLLVHLFEKIESLLAFVGVRVILIFLVHLRLITVLKAIQLYVFHVPIHENYMSAIIYTVISVSILALAFDTINKKLTWLLRYDK
- a CDS encoding sulfatase-like hydrolase/transferase; the encoded protein is MKDGVAFLAHAFILILGVFGFMYFLSINRIVFSLFLGPVLLLFLISAYLLYFQNVLLTSAILDVSLNTEWKVSREYLNTYMIVGLLILMVPVVFIYIYRWKNKKIFNQKKFIHFAFAILLMIPVYLINNIRINTYFYRVPLNIYSSIDEYVKIKNVRLEKKSEIGLDVETEACDSLKVILIIGESVRNDHLTINGYSKNTTPCLIQDNVIPLPRMRSLYSYTAASLPQLLTRADSINDKREYTERSFISVFKRCNYNTYWIANQTPDYTYYDLAKEANYYTNVSVENSAYSDKLWTDQNILDELQRISFHDDQKELIVLHSIGSHWYYQYRYPANFSKFKPTLKSRSIYHNTPEEIINSYDNTILFMDYFVSKVIKSYEDKTAIVIFLSDHGELLGEDGNWLHAIDHDQLYNSACFIWMSEKYKTSYKHKYEALLHNSNTNWTTAFLFHSILSAGDIKTEVINKDLDVFSDLNKGLEE